Proteins found in one Candidatus Binatia bacterium genomic segment:
- a CDS encoding SGNH/GDSL hydrolase family protein: MRGGFLGVSTCFTLSGFLIASLLLAGCSPSAWRYSPWLRSRIVESVRVDRLNGLVREQVGLRSGVHVLDLGGFVASWPGGEFDLALRRDRVHFSEEGSACVAQERLRPQVLQLSPAP; encoded by the coding sequence ATGCGGGGTGGGTTCCTCGGCGTCTCGACGTGCTTCACTCTCTCCGGCTTCCTGATCGCGTCGCTGCTCCTCGCCGGGTGCTCGCCCTCGGCCTGGCGGTACTCACCCTGGCTTCGATCGCGAATCGTCGAGTCCGTGCGGGTCGATCGCCTGAACGGGCTTGTGCGGGAACAGGTAGGCCTCCGCTCCGGGGTTCACGTTCTAGACCTCGGAGGCTTCGTCGCTAGCTGGCCCGGCGGGGAGTTCGATCTGGCTCTCCGGCGCGACCGTGTCCACTTCAGCGAGGAGGGCAGCGCCTGCGTCGCCCAGGAGCGGCTCCGCCCGCAGGTCCTGCAGCTGTCGCCCGCTCCGTAG
- the cyaY gene encoding iron donor protein CyaY produces the protein MTSQEYLHRADTCLSRVEAWLEDFDPDEVDYSTTDGMVSLEFPDGARFVLNRQSGNNQMWLAAGVRAFHYDWNESADSWLDDRDGHDLYGKVAEVVSEKIGRSVSI, from the coding sequence ATGACAAGCCAGGAATACCTGCACCGCGCCGACACCTGTCTCTCGCGAGTGGAGGCTTGGCTCGAGGACTTTGATCCCGATGAGGTTGATTACTCAACCACCGACGGGATGGTCTCCCTCGAGTTCCCCGACGGGGCGCGCTTCGTTCTCAACCGTCAGTCGGGAAACAACCAGATGTGGCTTGCCGCGGGTGTTCGGGCGTTCCACTACGACTGGAACGAGAGTGCCGATAGCTGGCTCGACGATCGCGACGGTCACGACCTGTACGGCAAGGTCGCCGAAGTGGTGAGCGAGAAGATCGGCCGCTCGGTCTCGATCTAG
- a CDS encoding YdiU family protein produces the protein MPVSATYRPAPRFLDLGEGFADPVEPADFPRRILRFGNQRWAERVGLGELTADEWEAHFARFEPLPDNLPAPLAQRYHGHQFRSYNPRIGDGRGFLFAQVLDTDGRLLDLATKGSGRTPWSRDGDGRLTLKGGVREVLATEMLEALGVYTSKTLSLFETGESLQRGDEPSPTRSSVMVRLGHSHIRFGTFQRFLALEEKDKIERLLDYSIQNYAPELLEESHDDTPSAFLQLVVERSAELCASWMAAGFVHGVLNTDNMNITGESFDYGPFRFLPTYDLGFTAAYFDHSGLYAYGRQPQSVLWNVARLADTLTVVTSVPALEKVLDTFNARFVHHYGRKLLARLGLLPKGDERDQDLQSACRAFLQESDVGYEQFFFDWWGGAASEERAARGPAAAHYTEPPFAAFRKLLGGYDPADASRLQDAYFSREAPETLLVDEIESIWEAIAERDSWSAFDQKIASIRSMAKAVGLALTPLEE, from the coding sequence GTGCCGGTCTCCGCGACATATCGGCCGGCACCGCGGTTTCTCGATCTCGGCGAGGGCTTCGCCGACCCGGTCGAGCCGGCGGACTTTCCGCGGCGGATCCTGCGCTTCGGAAATCAGCGGTGGGCGGAGCGCGTGGGGCTCGGCGAGTTGACCGCGGACGAATGGGAGGCGCACTTCGCTCGCTTCGAGCCGCTCCCGGACAATCTCCCCGCGCCTCTGGCGCAGCGCTATCACGGCCACCAGTTCCGTTCTTACAATCCGCGGATCGGTGATGGTCGGGGCTTCCTGTTTGCGCAGGTGCTCGACACGGACGGCCGGCTGCTCGACCTTGCGACTAAGGGCAGCGGCCGCACCCCGTGGTCCCGTGACGGCGACGGACGCCTCACCTTGAAGGGCGGCGTGCGCGAAGTGCTCGCGACGGAGATGTTGGAGGCCCTCGGCGTCTACACGTCGAAGACTCTCAGCCTGTTCGAGACCGGCGAGAGCCTGCAGCGCGGCGATGAGCCGTCGCCCACGCGGTCGTCCGTGATGGTGCGGCTCGGTCACTCGCACATTCGCTTCGGGACGTTCCAGCGTTTCCTCGCGCTGGAAGAGAAAGACAAGATCGAACGGCTTCTCGACTACAGCATTCAGAACTACGCGCCGGAGCTTCTAGAAGAGAGCCACGACGATACGCCGTCGGCGTTTCTGCAGTTGGTCGTCGAACGGAGTGCAGAGCTGTGTGCGAGTTGGATGGCCGCGGGTTTCGTTCACGGTGTTCTCAACACCGACAACATGAACATCACCGGAGAGAGCTTCGACTACGGCCCCTTTCGGTTCCTGCCGACCTACGATCTCGGGTTTACGGCGGCCTACTTCGATCACTCGGGCTTGTACGCCTATGGGCGCCAGCCGCAGAGTGTGTTGTGGAACGTCGCGCGTCTCGCGGATACCCTCACGGTGGTGACGTCGGTTCCGGCCCTGGAGAAGGTGCTCGACACGTTCAATGCGCGGTTCGTGCATCACTACGGACGGAAGCTGCTCGCGCGCCTCGGCTTACTGCCCAAGGGTGACGAGCGCGACCAGGATCTGCAGAGCGCGTGCCGGGCGTTCCTCCAAGAGAGCGACGTCGGTTACGAGCAGTTCTTCTTCGACTGGTGGGGTGGTGCGGCAAGTGAGGAGCGAGCTGCGCGAGGACCTGCCGCGGCGCACTACACGGAGCCTCCCTTCGCAGCTTTTCGGAAACTACTCGGTGGGTATGATCCAGCCGACGCATCGCGGTTGCAGGACGCGTACTTCTCCCGTGAAGCGCCAGAAACACTTCTCGTCGACGAGATCGAGTCGATCTGGGAAGCGATCGCCGAGCGCGACAGCTGGTCGGCGTTCGACCAGAAAATCGCGTCGATTCGTTCGATGGCGAAGGCCGTGGGGCTCGCTCTGACTCCGCTCGAGGAGTAG
- a CDS encoding MFS transporter: MDGAEGVEEGSTGELRLSPPARTVFALGDLTVNTALSALSIVYTTYFLTQVTGLRPILAGLIPFVGRIIDAVTDPLMGRLSDHTNLAGGRRRPYFLIGAIPFGASFALLWIDPGFTSQWGMFAYYAGVYCILSVSSTVVSVPYLALIPEMATDYDDRTSLNTYRAIGAIVGVFCAIALRPVAAMLGGGPQGFAAAGAVYGAAMVLPWFLIHRVTFERPEFAPRAATTPVLESFRIALRRRSFVQLMGFYLTGRVAMDLVGAMLILYFTYWLGRGTEFELAMSAFLLTTIFVLPVWLRLSLRRDKGDVFRAGCAVWMVVQGFLVLAMPDTSDAVLYGFVCAAGIGYGAVDLMPWAMLGEVIDEDELETGERREGLYNGLFMFLRKLAGALVVLVVLGGLDLLGFAQGETQNEVVRIAILLLATIAPAVLLGFSIWLASDYPITRATHARILGRLHDRKALGRS, translated from the coding sequence GTGGATGGGGCCGAAGGAGTGGAGGAGGGTTCGACCGGAGAGTTGCGACTCAGCCCACCGGCCAGGACGGTGTTCGCCCTCGGCGATCTCACGGTCAACACGGCGTTGTCCGCACTGTCGATCGTCTACACTACCTACTTCCTGACGCAGGTGACCGGTCTCCGTCCGATTCTGGCCGGCCTGATCCCGTTCGTCGGCCGCATCATCGACGCCGTGACCGACCCCTTGATGGGGAGGCTGTCGGACCACACGAACCTCGCAGGGGGTAGGCGACGGCCGTACTTTCTCATCGGCGCCATCCCATTCGGCGCCTCGTTCGCGCTGCTCTGGATTGACCCGGGCTTCACGTCACAGTGGGGCATGTTCGCCTACTACGCAGGGGTCTATTGCATCTTGAGCGTATCCTCCACGGTCGTGTCGGTGCCCTACCTCGCTCTGATTCCCGAGATGGCGACCGACTACGACGATCGCACGTCGCTCAATACGTACCGCGCCATCGGCGCCATCGTCGGTGTCTTCTGCGCGATTGCCCTCCGGCCGGTTGCCGCGATGCTGGGAGGCGGGCCGCAGGGTTTTGCCGCGGCCGGAGCCGTCTATGGCGCGGCCATGGTCCTGCCGTGGTTTCTGATTCACCGGGTTACGTTCGAGCGGCCGGAGTTCGCGCCACGAGCGGCCACGACGCCTGTCCTCGAGAGCTTCCGTATCGCGCTTCGGCGGCGGTCGTTCGTGCAGTTGATGGGCTTCTATCTCACCGGGCGCGTCGCGATGGATCTCGTCGGCGCGATGTTGATTCTCTACTTCACGTATTGGCTCGGCCGCGGTACGGAGTTCGAACTCGCCATGAGCGCGTTCCTCCTCACGACGATCTTCGTTTTGCCCGTTTGGCTCCGGCTCTCGCTCCGCCGTGACAAGGGAGATGTCTTCCGCGCGGGCTGTGCCGTCTGGATGGTGGTCCAGGGATTTCTCGTCCTCGCGATGCCCGATACGAGCGATGCGGTTCTCTACGGCTTCGTGTGCGCGGCCGGCATCGGATACGGCGCCGTCGATCTGATGCCGTGGGCAATGCTCGGCGAAGTGATCGACGAGGATGAACTCGAGACGGGCGAGCGTCGTGAGGGGCTCTACAACGGCTTGTTCATGTTTTTGCGAAAGCTCGCCGGTGCCTTGGTGGTCCTCGTCGTTCTCGGCGGCCTCGACCTGTTGGGCTTCGCGCAGGGCGAGACGCAAAACGAAGTCGTACGGATCGCGATCCTCCTCTTGGCGACCATCGCGCCCGCGGTCCTCCTTGGTTTTTCGATCTGGCTCGCGTCCGACTATCCGATCACTCGCGCGACCCACGCGCGGATCCTCGGGCGCCTGCACGACCGCAAGGCACTGGGACGGAGCTAG
- a CDS encoding COX15/CtaA family protein, giving the protein MRAPYPGYARFAWATLIFTLFVILWGAFVRATGSGAGCGSHWPLCNGEIVPHSPAYATVIEFGHRITSGLSLFMVVGMWWGARSRFDAGDPTRRAAAWSLFFMVTEALIGAGLVLFEYVADDARTARGLWVAGHLLNTFLLVGVMTACAAWASGAAWLSLEGRGRSTALLLAALVGMLVLGVSGAVTALGDTLFPAASFEAGKAATFSETAHLFVRLRIWHPTLAVLVGALVLAAAWVSVASRPEPAVRLAAKCVVGAYVAELLVGLANVWWLAPVWIQLVHLLLSDVIWISLVLLSLAVLAKEPGDGAPAAFAAPVGVA; this is encoded by the coding sequence ATGCGCGCGCCGTATCCCGGGTATGCGCGGTTCGCCTGGGCCACGCTGATCTTCACGCTGTTCGTCATCCTCTGGGGTGCGTTTGTGCGCGCCACCGGTTCGGGCGCCGGATGCGGAAGTCACTGGCCCCTCTGCAACGGTGAGATCGTTCCGCACTCGCCGGCGTACGCGACTGTGATCGAGTTCGGTCACCGAATCACGAGTGGGTTGTCCCTGTTCATGGTCGTAGGGATGTGGTGGGGCGCCCGGAGTCGATTCGACGCCGGCGACCCGACGCGAAGGGCGGCGGCATGGTCGCTGTTCTTCATGGTGACCGAGGCGCTCATCGGCGCTGGGCTCGTCTTGTTCGAGTACGTCGCCGATGACGCACGCACTGCACGCGGGCTCTGGGTCGCGGGCCATCTGCTCAATACGTTTCTTCTCGTGGGTGTGATGACCGCGTGTGCGGCGTGGGCATCAGGCGCTGCGTGGTTGTCGCTCGAGGGGCGCGGTCGGTCGACGGCGCTCCTGCTCGCGGCGCTCGTCGGGATGCTCGTACTCGGTGTGAGTGGGGCCGTGACGGCGCTCGGGGACACGCTCTTTCCCGCCGCTAGTTTCGAAGCGGGCAAGGCGGCGACGTTCTCGGAGACCGCGCATCTCTTCGTTCGCTTGCGGATCTGGCATCCGACCCTCGCGGTTCTCGTTGGGGCCCTCGTTCTCGCTGCAGCCTGGGTGTCGGTCGCGTCGCGGCCCGAGCCGGCCGTTCGCCTTGCGGCGAAGTGTGTGGTCGGTGCGTATGTCGCTGAGCTTCTAGTGGGGCTCGCGAACGTCTGGTGGTTGGCCCCGGTGTGGATCCAGCTCGTGCACCTCCTGCTCTCCGACGTCATCTGGATCTCGCTCGTACTTCTCAGTCTCGCCGTGCTCGCGAAAGAGCCCGGTGACGGGGCGCCGGCGGCCTTCGCTGCTCCGGTAGGTGTGGCGTGA
- a CDS encoding PQQ-dependent sugar dehydrogenase: protein MLRAVLTLLVTTAMACGGGGGESSGGGGDPPGPPTITPPREASLDDLRLARVAGDLSMPLFLTSLPEDPDRLFVVERPGRIKLLTGNGGAVTFLDLTDRVRSGGELGLLGLAFHPEFADNGLFYVNYTSEVTSSLFSVTSEFSVDLTNPARGDPDSERKILEVPQSSVSHHGGMLVFGPDDALYLSLGDSAQGGDPEGNAQNLAEFRGKILRFDPLTFPEPLAGNPGVENPHVWHWGLRNPWRFSFDRETGDMFIGDVGEAEFEEVDVAPAGASGLNFGWNLVEGSVCFRPPWVSDKPRLECGIDGFVAPVVAYGREDGCSVTGGYVYRGPSAPALVGRYLYADYCTGHVSSFRWVDGEAVDAMDLTTMLDPRGDRLKNVTSFGEDARGDLYVLDSFGSVYRIEGLP from the coding sequence GTGCTGCGCGCGGTGCTGACTCTGCTGGTGACGACCGCGATGGCGTGCGGTGGCGGTGGTGGAGAGTCGTCCGGCGGCGGCGGCGATCCGCCTGGTCCGCCGACGATCACGCCGCCGCGAGAGGCCTCGCTGGACGACCTCCGGCTTGCCCGGGTCGCAGGGGACCTTTCGATGCCTCTCTTCCTCACCTCGTTGCCAGAGGATCCCGACCGACTGTTCGTCGTCGAGCGGCCGGGCCGTATCAAGCTCCTGACCGGCAACGGCGGTGCCGTGACGTTTCTGGATCTCACCGACCGGGTACGGTCGGGCGGCGAGCTCGGGCTTCTGGGGCTGGCGTTCCATCCGGAGTTTGCCGACAACGGGCTCTTCTACGTCAACTATACTTCCGAGGTGACGTCCTCGCTGTTCTCGGTCACATCCGAGTTTTCGGTCGATCTCACCAACCCGGCTCGCGGCGACCCGGATTCGGAGCGCAAGATTCTCGAGGTGCCGCAGTCGTCCGTCAGCCACCACGGCGGGATGCTCGTGTTCGGCCCCGACGATGCGCTGTACCTCTCTCTTGGCGACAGTGCGCAGGGCGGGGATCCCGAGGGGAATGCGCAGAACCTCGCGGAGTTCCGCGGCAAGATCTTGCGGTTCGATCCTCTGACCTTTCCGGAGCCGCTCGCCGGCAACCCGGGCGTGGAAAACCCTCACGTATGGCATTGGGGCCTGCGCAATCCGTGGCGGTTCAGCTTCGACCGCGAAACCGGCGACATGTTCATCGGCGACGTTGGAGAGGCCGAGTTCGAGGAAGTCGACGTCGCGCCGGCAGGCGCATCTGGGCTCAACTTCGGATGGAACCTGGTCGAGGGTTCGGTGTGCTTCCGCCCACCGTGGGTCTCGGACAAACCGCGTCTCGAATGCGGCATCGATGGCTTCGTCGCGCCGGTCGTCGCTTATGGGCGTGAAGACGGTTGCTCGGTCACCGGGGGCTACGTCTACCGCGGTCCGTCCGCACCGGCCCTCGTCGGTCGCTACCTTTATGCCGACTACTGCACGGGTCACGTTTCATCGTTTCGGTGGGTAGATGGAGAGGCCGTCGACGCTATGGATTTGACAACGATGTTGGATCCGCGCGGCGACCGGTTGAAGAACGTGACGTCGTTCGGCGAGGATGCGCGGGGCGACCTCTACGTCCTAGATTCGTTCGGGTCGGTCTACCGGATCGAGGGGCTGCCGTAG
- a CDS encoding ABC transporter ATP-binding protein, with the protein MTDDPARGDGPAGAPPKRLREISHVLRNARKAFGLLVEADRKLATGIVLLTFGAALLPVSIAWVGKRLIDDVVAAGQGVPGAGTSALWWVALECVLVVSRSSVAQLTQLAQAQLRLSLGLKVNTMILEKAVNVSYGHFEDADFNDKLSQARREASSRPLDVVRQLLLLVRNSITLAGYATILAGFSGWAVLVLLGSALPPFLAEARFGRKAFLLNRSRMFDNRRAHYIEVLLSREDTAKEVKLFSLSGLLLRRYRAFFERFHREDKALARRRANWAIILGVLSVLTLYACYAWVVSQAVAGALTVGTMTLYLVAFREGQTSFQDGLLAVAKLYEDNLFMTNLFEYLAIPEDEPHEPLPGELMALSGDDDGEAGAEMIGTPPRIELRDVSFQYPGSARESLRGVTLTIEPGETIAVVGPNGAGKTTLVKLLTGLYQPTTGTILLDGADITTLSTAALRARVGVIFQDFVRFHFTVAENIGVGWIPEMENREEIERAAAAGGIEDVIRSLPEGYGQGLGRWFGGEELSVGQWQRLALARAFMRRSPILVLDEPTAALDAEAEVEIFSRFRSLAAERTAILITHRFSTVRMADRIVVFEDGRLTEDGSHADLLERGGRYAKMFRLQAAGYSDD; encoded by the coding sequence GTGACGGACGATCCGGCGCGCGGCGACGGTCCTGCGGGCGCACCTCCCAAGCGTCTGCGCGAGATCAGCCACGTTCTGCGCAACGCGCGCAAGGCGTTCGGTCTTCTCGTCGAAGCCGATCGCAAGCTCGCGACCGGCATCGTCTTGCTGACCTTCGGCGCGGCCCTTCTCCCGGTATCGATCGCGTGGGTCGGCAAACGGTTGATCGACGACGTCGTCGCGGCGGGGCAGGGAGTCCCCGGTGCCGGAACGAGCGCGCTGTGGTGGGTCGCGCTGGAATGCGTCCTCGTCGTGAGTCGCTCCTCGGTCGCGCAGCTCACCCAGCTCGCGCAGGCACAGCTTCGTCTCTCGCTCGGTCTCAAGGTCAACACGATGATCCTCGAGAAGGCGGTAAACGTGAGCTACGGCCACTTCGAGGACGCCGACTTCAATGACAAGCTGTCCCAGGCGCGTCGTGAGGCCAGTTCGCGCCCGCTCGACGTGGTCCGGCAGCTGTTGTTGCTCGTGCGAAACAGCATCACGCTTGCCGGGTACGCGACGATTCTCGCGGGGTTCAGTGGCTGGGCGGTGCTCGTCCTGCTCGGCTCCGCGTTGCCGCCGTTCCTGGCGGAGGCGCGCTTCGGTCGAAAGGCATTCCTCCTGAACCGCTCGCGGATGTTCGACAACCGGCGCGCCCACTACATCGAGGTGCTGCTCTCGCGTGAGGATACCGCGAAAGAAGTGAAGCTCTTCTCGCTGTCGGGGCTTCTTCTGCGTCGCTATCGCGCATTTTTCGAGCGTTTTCATCGCGAGGACAAGGCGCTCGCGAGGCGTCGAGCGAACTGGGCGATCATTCTGGGCGTTCTCAGCGTTTTGACGCTCTACGCCTGTTACGCCTGGGTCGTGAGCCAGGCGGTCGCGGGGGCGCTCACGGTCGGGACGATGACCCTGTACCTCGTTGCTTTCCGTGAGGGACAGACGTCCTTCCAGGACGGATTGCTCGCCGTTGCGAAGCTCTATGAAGACAATCTCTTCATGACGAATCTCTTCGAGTACCTGGCGATCCCGGAAGACGAGCCGCACGAGCCGTTGCCCGGAGAGCTGATGGCGCTCTCGGGGGACGACGACGGCGAGGCGGGGGCGGAGATGATCGGCACGCCGCCCCGAATCGAGCTCCGAGACGTGTCATTCCAGTACCCGGGCTCGGCACGGGAGTCGCTGCGAGGCGTAACGCTCACGATCGAGCCCGGAGAAACAATCGCGGTCGTCGGCCCCAACGGTGCGGGCAAGACCACGCTCGTGAAGCTCCTCACGGGCCTCTACCAACCCACCACGGGCACGATTCTTCTCGACGGCGCCGACATCACGACCCTCTCGACGGCGGCACTACGCGCGCGTGTCGGCGTGATCTTCCAGGACTTCGTACGGTTCCATTTCACGGTCGCCGAGAACATCGGGGTGGGCTGGATCCCCGAGATGGAGAATCGCGAGGAGATCGAGCGCGCCGCGGCCGCCGGCGGGATCGAGGATGTCATCCGCTCTTTGCCCGAGGGCTACGGGCAGGGGCTCGGTCGCTGGTTCGGGGGGGAAGAACTCTCTGTGGGGCAATGGCAGCGACTCGCGCTCGCGCGCGCCTTCATGCGCCGCTCGCCGATCCTCGTCCTGGACGAGCCGACCGCGGCGCTCGACGCCGAAGCCGAGGTGGAGATCTTCAGTCGTTTCCGCTCGCTCGCCGCCGAGCGCACGGCTATTCTCATCACACATCGCTTCTCCACGGTCCGGATGGCGGATCGGATCGTGGTGTTCGAGGATGGACGCCTCACCGAGGACGGCAGTCACGCCGACTTGCTCGAACGAGGCGGGCGCTACGCGAAGATGTTCCGCCTGCAGGCTGCCGGCTACTCCGACGACTGA
- a CDS encoding efflux RND transporter periplasmic adaptor subunit — MRNVGTGALGALIALALLGCDPTQPLFGPREVDVAPAGRRTVAEVVDYSARLEATARVDVRARTEGYLLERGFEDGTEVEQDTELFVLQPDAYDAALRAARAELKRDEAALEAARKNVTRLSAGKSDPESVEAATLAQTTAQAAVDSSRAAADLAQADASYTTLRAPIDGRIDGHPVDVGNLVSKGDRLATIVQLDPIFVTADVPADSLAQLQDSHTETPVVTQVVKADGTVHERAGRVQTIEGEIDAETGTVRVRAAIPNPRTDLLAGQDVTARFLLRWHVDAIVVPHWTVEEDSDGAFVLVVGGDGLIERRAVEPGPRSGGERVVHAGLSEGDRVVVGRRSAAVPGRRVAPVAKEITPEPTPILGPYVSAPSPAPPTPRPSPAATERTERTQP, encoded by the coding sequence ATGCGGAACGTCGGGACAGGAGCGCTAGGCGCACTCATCGCCTTGGCGCTGCTCGGCTGCGACCCTACCCAGCCGCTGTTCGGCCCCCGCGAGGTGGACGTCGCTCCCGCCGGCCGGCGCACTGTGGCCGAAGTCGTCGACTACTCCGCCCGACTGGAAGCCACGGCGCGCGTCGACGTGCGAGCACGCACCGAAGGCTACCTGCTCGAACGCGGCTTCGAAGACGGCACAGAGGTCGAGCAGGACACCGAGCTCTTCGTCCTGCAGCCCGATGCCTACGACGCCGCTCTCCGCGCCGCTCGTGCCGAACTCAAACGCGACGAGGCCGCGCTCGAAGCGGCCCGCAAGAACGTGACCAGGCTCTCCGCCGGCAAGAGCGACCCCGAGTCGGTCGAAGCAGCCACTCTCGCACAAACCACCGCACAGGCGGCGGTCGACTCAAGTCGAGCAGCCGCCGATCTCGCGCAGGCGGACGCGAGCTACACCACCCTGCGCGCGCCGATCGACGGACGGATCGACGGCCACCCGGTCGACGTGGGCAACCTCGTGTCGAAGGGCGACCGGCTGGCGACGATCGTGCAGCTGGATCCAATCTTCGTGACCGCCGACGTCCCCGCGGACAGCCTCGCGCAGCTGCAAGACTCCCACACCGAGACACCAGTCGTCACGCAAGTCGTCAAAGCCGACGGCACCGTCCACGAGCGAGCCGGCCGAGTGCAGACGATCGAGGGAGAGATCGACGCGGAGACGGGCACGGTTCGCGTCCGCGCCGCGATCCCGAATCCGCGCACCGACCTCCTGGCGGGCCAGGACGTCACCGCGCGATTCCTTCTGCGATGGCACGTCGACGCCATCGTCGTCCCGCACTGGACTGTCGAGGAAGACAGCGACGGAGCCTTCGTGCTCGTCGTGGGAGGCGACGGGCTGATCGAACGCCGCGCAGTCGAGCCCGGCCCCCGGTCCGGCGGAGAACGGGTCGTGCACGCCGGGCTCTCCGAGGGCGACCGCGTCGTGGTCGGCCGGCGAAGTGCGGCGGTGCCCGGACGACGCGTTGCCCCGGTTGCAAAAGAGATCACGCCGGAGCCGACCCCCATCCTCGGACCGTACGTGTCGGCACCGTCGCCAGCCCCGCCGACCCCGAGACCGTCGCCCGCGGCAACCGAGCGCACCGAGAGGACGCAGCCCTGA
- a CDS encoding rhodanese-like domain-containing protein gives MVGQTTPSEAATTLGEDRKVVYLDVRSEPEFKAGHPSGAFNIPLLHLDEATGRPEPNADFERVATSSLDKRVRIIVGCQSGGRSQRAAEILTGLGFSDVINMQGGFGGARDPSGQVAVAGWQDSGLSVETTALPGRSYDELSAG, from the coding sequence ATGGTAGGACAGACGACACCCTCAGAGGCGGCGACGACGCTGGGCGAAGATCGCAAGGTGGTGTACCTCGACGTGCGGTCGGAGCCGGAGTTCAAGGCGGGCCATCCGTCGGGCGCGTTCAACATCCCGCTGCTTCACCTCGACGAAGCCACGGGGCGCCCCGAACCCAACGCCGACTTCGAACGCGTCGCGACGAGCAGCCTCGACAAGCGCGTGCGAATCATCGTCGGCTGTCAATCGGGCGGCCGCTCTCAGCGCGCCGCCGAGATCCTCACGGGCCTCGGCTTCTCCGACGTCATCAACATGCAGGGCGGCTTCGGCGGCGCTCGCGACCCGAGCGGCCAGGTCGCTGTGGCCGGTTGGCAAGACTCGGGATTGTCGGTGGAAACGACGGCCCTCCCGGGTCGGTCGTACGACGAACTCTCGGCGGGGTAG
- a CDS encoding SDR family oxidoreductase, with protein sequence MKDLFSVEGKTVLVTGGSRGIGEMIATGFVENGAKVYIASRKQVDCDRVAEELGSRGTCIPIAADLSTEVGAKNLADAIAEREPALHVLVNNAGANWGAPFEEYPDAAWDKVLALNVKSVFHLTKFCTPLLEKGVREGDPARVINTGSIDGIQAPLLETYAYSASKAAVHHMTKVLARKLASKKITVNAIAPGPFQSKMMAATLDNFGDAIVESCPLKRIGEPEDMAGVAIYLSSRAGAYVTGVVIPVDGGIRI encoded by the coding sequence TTGAAAGATTTGTTCTCGGTCGAAGGAAAAACGGTCCTGGTGACGGGTGGCTCCCGCGGCATCGGCGAAATGATCGCCACGGGATTCGTCGAGAACGGAGCGAAGGTCTACATCGCGTCGCGCAAGCAGGTGGACTGCGACCGCGTCGCAGAGGAACTCGGGAGCCGCGGCACCTGCATTCCGATTGCCGCGGACCTGTCGACGGAAGTCGGAGCCAAGAACCTGGCCGATGCGATCGCCGAACGGGAGCCGGCCCTCCATGTCCTGGTGAACAACGCCGGGGCAAACTGGGGCGCCCCATTCGAGGAGTACCCGGACGCCGCGTGGGACAAGGTTCTCGCCCTGAACGTGAAGTCGGTCTTCCACCTCACGAAGTTCTGCACGCCCCTCCTCGAGAAGGGCGTCCGCGAAGGCGACCCGGCCCGCGTGATCAACACCGGCTCCATCGACGGCATTCAGGCTCCGCTGCTCGAGACCTACGCGTACTCCGCCAGCAAGGCCGCCGTTCATCACATGACCAAGGTCCTCGCGCGAAAGCTCGCCTCCAAGAAGATCACAGTAAACGCCATCGCCCCGGGCCCGTTCCAGAGCAAGATGATGGCCGCCACGCTCGACAACTTCGGTGACGCGATCGTGGAGAGTTGCCCGCTCAAACGAATCGGCGAGCCAGAGGACATGGCGGGTGTGGCGATCTATCTGTCGTCGCGCGCGGGGGCGTATGTGACGGGGGTGGTGATTCCGGTGGATGGGGGAATTCGGATTTAG